One Cryobacterium roopkundense genomic region harbors:
- a CDS encoding MFS transporter, whose translation MTDSARPFSLRSVALAAFLPTLLFSIGEGAIIPLIPLVANDLGATLAIAGFISAMIMLGELVGDIPSGFIVSRIGERNSMLWASLLTIIAVLICVAAPNPFVLGVGIFIIGIATAVFALARHAFMASYVPLVYRARALSTLGGVFRAGWFIGPILSAGLIFVTGSTQSAFWLFIVCCIAAATILLLLPDPAGTFGARPSASESTDSTTADAAPLVRAPGIFATIRDNREVLVRLGTGAALVGAMRASRTVMLPLWAVSIGISAPQTALIIGIAGGIDFALFYVSGQIMDRFGRMWSAIPSMIGLGAGHLVLALTHDLPANVEWFIAIAMFLSLGNGIGSGLLMTLGADLAPATSPAAFLGAWRFTADAGSAAAPLAVAGVTGLVSLSLASGIMGVFGLIGAILLYRYIPRYAPFRPR comes from the coding sequence ATGACTGATTCCGCGCGCCCCTTCAGCCTGCGGTCGGTTGCCCTCGCAGCTTTTCTGCCAACCCTGCTCTTCTCCATCGGAGAAGGCGCCATTATTCCCTTGATTCCGCTGGTCGCCAATGACCTGGGGGCGACGCTGGCGATAGCCGGATTCATCTCCGCCATGATCATGCTTGGCGAACTCGTCGGCGATATTCCCAGCGGGTTCATCGTCTCCCGAATCGGCGAGCGCAATTCCATGCTCTGGGCGTCGCTGCTCACCATCATCGCCGTGCTGATCTGCGTCGCGGCCCCGAACCCGTTCGTGCTCGGCGTAGGCATCTTCATCATCGGCATTGCCACCGCCGTCTTCGCCCTCGCCCGCCACGCCTTCATGGCCAGCTACGTGCCGCTCGTGTATCGGGCACGGGCCCTGTCAACGCTCGGCGGCGTATTTCGGGCCGGCTGGTTCATCGGGCCGATCCTGTCGGCCGGCCTGATCTTCGTCACCGGAAGCACGCAGTCGGCATTCTGGTTGTTCATTGTGTGCTGTATCGCGGCGGCCACCATTCTGCTGCTGCTGCCCGACCCCGCCGGCACCTTCGGCGCGCGGCCCTCTGCGTCGGAGAGCACCGATTCCACCACAGCGGATGCCGCGCCGCTCGTGCGTGCCCCGGGCATCTTCGCGACCATTCGTGACAACCGCGAGGTGCTCGTGCGACTCGGCACCGGAGCCGCCCTCGTCGGCGCCATGCGGGCCAGCCGCACCGTGATGCTGCCGCTCTGGGCCGTGAGTATCGGCATCAGCGCGCCCCAGACCGCGCTCATCATCGGTATCGCCGGCGGCATCGACTTCGCGCTCTTCTACGTGAGCGGCCAGATTATGGACCGTTTCGGTCGCATGTGGAGCGCCATTCCGTCGATGATCGGCCTCGGCGCCGGGCACCTCGTGCTCGCGCTCACCCACGATCTGCCCGCGAACGTGGAGTGGTTCATTGCAATCGCCATGTTCCTCTCCCTCGGGAACGGCATCGGGAGTGGTCTCCTGATGACGCTTGGCGCCGATCTGGCACCCGCGACGAGTCCGGCCGCCTTCCTCGGAGCGTGGCGTTTCACGGCGGATGCCGGCAGCGCGGCCGCCCCCCTCGCCGTCGCGGGAGTGACAGGGCTGGTCTCGCTGTCCCTGGCCAGCGGCATCATGGGGGTATTCGGACTCATAGGGGCCATACTGCTGTATCGGTACATTCCGCGTTATGCGCCGTTCCGACCCCGCTAG
- a CDS encoding GNAT family N-acetyltransferase → MLAIHTDRLLLRPFVGDDADFVFDVYSRWEVQRYIGAVPRVMASLSEAFDRIHAWQQLDDGVHGVWAVAEADSGKLLGTVLLKFIPASGSDLTVLPSGDTEIGWHFHPDAWGKGCASEAASAVLRHAFSQGLRRVVAVTNPLNLASQRVCERIGMSHEGLTDAYYNARCELFVGSAA, encoded by the coding sequence ATGCTCGCGATCCACACCGATAGATTACTGCTTCGACCGTTCGTCGGCGATGACGCCGACTTCGTCTTCGACGTGTACTCCCGTTGGGAAGTGCAGCGCTACATCGGTGCCGTTCCGCGGGTGATGGCTTCCCTGTCGGAGGCCTTCGACCGCATCCATGCCTGGCAGCAGCTCGACGACGGGGTGCACGGCGTGTGGGCCGTCGCTGAAGCGGACAGCGGCAAGCTCCTCGGCACCGTACTGCTCAAGTTCATCCCCGCGTCGGGCAGCGACCTGACCGTTCTTCCCAGCGGCGACACCGAGATCGGGTGGCACTTCCATCCCGACGCGTGGGGCAAGGGGTGCGCGAGCGAAGCGGCATCCGCTGTGTTGCGGCACGCCTTCTCGCAGGGGCTGCGGAGGGTTGTCGCCGTGACCAATCCACTCAACCTCGCCTCGCAGCGGGTGTGCGAGCGCATCGGAATGTCGCATGAGGGGCTCACCGATGCCTACTACAACGCCCGGTGCGAACTGTTCGTCGGCTCGGCGGCCTAG
- a CDS encoding nitroreductase family deazaflavin-dependent oxidoreductase: MPLIGEYEASTAQWVRDQVNLYESSGGTDGTTLRGMPVIVLTTLGVKSGKLRKAPLMRVEHEGRYAAIASLGGSPKNPGWYANVVAHSLVELQDGTERWDMIAREVTGDEKAVWWERAVAAFPDYADYQTNTDRVIPVFVLEPVPAA, encoded by the coding sequence ATGCCTCTCATCGGAGAATACGAAGCCAGCACCGCCCAGTGGGTACGTGACCAGGTCAACCTGTACGAAAGTTCAGGCGGGACAGACGGAACCACGCTGCGCGGCATGCCCGTGATTGTGTTGACGACCCTCGGAGTCAAGAGCGGCAAGCTCCGCAAGGCACCGCTCATGCGCGTGGAGCATGAGGGCCGGTACGCGGCGATCGCCTCTCTCGGCGGAAGCCCCAAGAACCCGGGCTGGTACGCCAACGTGGTCGCGCATTCGCTCGTGGAACTGCAGGACGGCACCGAGCGCTGGGACATGATCGCCCGCGAGGTGACCGGCGATGAGAAGGCTGTGTGGTGGGAACGTGCCGTCGCGGCATTCCCCGACTACGCGGACTACCAGACCAATACCGATCGCGTTATTCCAGTCTTCGTGCTCGAACCCGTTCCCGCCGCCTAG
- a CDS encoding pentapeptide repeat-containing protein produces MARTGTRGPSIDALTLDDLSDNDGSELRNGDSVEAQLFSGCDLSGRDLTGASFTECEFTGVTFTETKLRGATFSECLATDLHAPVFSAPRSTWRDVRIDHARLGSVEAYDAQLRGVHIDGSKLDFVNLRNSTLTDVLISNCIIDELDLGSATVQRLELQNCRIGTLDVTGAKLKDVDLRSSDFGAIHGLEGLRGATIDDAQLSLLAPLLAAHLGIRVE; encoded by the coding sequence GTGGCGCGGACAGGTACCCGCGGTCCGTCTATTGACGCGCTGACGCTCGACGACCTCAGCGACAATGACGGTTCGGAACTGCGGAACGGTGACAGCGTGGAGGCGCAACTGTTCAGCGGATGTGATCTGAGCGGCCGCGACCTCACGGGCGCGTCTTTCACGGAGTGCGAATTCACCGGTGTCACCTTCACCGAGACAAAGCTGCGTGGGGCGACGTTCTCGGAGTGCCTCGCCACCGATCTGCACGCGCCGGTCTTCAGCGCACCGCGGTCCACGTGGCGCGACGTGCGGATCGACCACGCCCGGCTGGGCTCGGTCGAGGCATACGACGCCCAACTGCGCGGGGTGCACATCGATGGGTCGAAGCTCGACTTCGTGAACCTGCGCAACTCCACGCTGACCGATGTTCTCATCTCGAACTGCATCATCGACGAACTCGACCTCGGCAGCGCCACGGTCCAGCGCCTCGAGCTGCAGAACTGCCGCATCGGCACTCTCGACGTGACCGGAGCGAAGCTCAAGGACGTGGACCTGCGCTCGAGTGATTTCGGGGCTATTCACGGCTTGGAAGGCCTGCGCGGAGCGACGATCGACGACGCGCAGCTCTCGCTCCTCGCCCCCCTGCTCGCCGCCCACCTCGGCATCCGTGTGGAGTAA
- a CDS encoding EamA family transporter, producing MSTKRDRLNGAGAQLATEVSINFGSSLAGLMIPVVGSPVVVAARQIVMVCVILPFYRPKLSTITWRRVWPALALGVVLAVMNVTFYMAVGLLGLGIAATIEFLGPFGLALATSRRPLDFVCATAAAGGVFLLTWSDGSLSVLGIVLALTAAASWAAYILLTRRVAGDFPGLEGITIASLMSLALVVPLALFTVDFSVLNWGVIGLLAVIGVLSSAFPYTVDTYILRRITPRLYSIITSFGPVIAAGFGALVLGETFTLQQQIAILVVCVAAGAAIATQRDRPRSDLELTATAIP from the coding sequence GTGAGCACCAAGCGGGACCGATTGAATGGCGCAGGGGCGCAGCTGGCAACCGAAGTCAGCATCAACTTCGGGTCGAGTCTGGCTGGCCTGATGATCCCGGTTGTCGGGTCACCCGTCGTGGTGGCCGCCAGGCAGATTGTCATGGTCTGCGTCATACTGCCGTTCTATCGGCCGAAACTGTCCACGATCACCTGGCGCAGGGTCTGGCCGGCCCTCGCCCTCGGTGTCGTGCTCGCTGTCATGAATGTCACCTTTTATATGGCAGTAGGTTTACTCGGCCTGGGTATCGCCGCCACGATCGAATTCCTCGGGCCGTTCGGACTTGCCCTGGCCACGTCACGCAGGCCGCTTGACTTTGTCTGCGCGACTGCGGCGGCCGGGGGAGTGTTCCTGCTCACCTGGTCCGACGGATCCCTGAGCGTGCTGGGCATTGTGCTGGCGCTCACCGCCGCGGCCTCGTGGGCGGCCTACATTCTGTTGACGAGACGCGTGGCTGGGGATTTTCCCGGTCTGGAAGGAATCACGATCGCGAGCCTAATGAGTCTCGCACTCGTCGTGCCGCTCGCCCTGTTCACCGTCGACTTCTCAGTCCTCAACTGGGGAGTCATCGGCCTGCTGGCCGTGATCGGGGTGTTGTCGTCGGCCTTTCCCTACACGGTCGATACCTACATCCTCCGCCGGATCACCCCGCGGCTCTACTCCATCATCACGAGCTTCGGCCCGGTCATCGCTGCTGGTTTTGGCGCGCTTGTGCTCGGCGAAACCTTTACGCTTCAGCAGCAGATCGCCATTCTCGTTGTCTGCGTGGCCGCGGGAGCTGCCATTGCCACCCAGCGCGATCGTCCCCGCTCCGACCTCGAACTCACCGCCACCGCCATCCCCTAG
- a CDS encoding pilus assembly protein TadG-related protein yields MTGEAPHPDAPNRHPLARDEGSTLLLTIFYGFLSLVLILVVVAATSLYLERKRLFTLADGAALAGSEAFEFGTVGREPSDVDRALNQADVGAAVTEYLALPHESFEGLSVDDAFSADGHSATVTLSAWWSPPVLTLVIPSGLPVTVTAVARSVMW; encoded by the coding sequence GTGACTGGCGAGGCACCGCACCCCGACGCACCGAACCGCCATCCGCTAGCACGTGACGAGGGCTCTACCCTGTTGCTCACGATCTTCTATGGTTTCCTGTCGCTGGTACTGATTCTCGTGGTGGTCGCTGCCACTTCGCTCTACCTCGAGCGCAAGCGACTCTTCACGCTCGCGGACGGCGCCGCGCTCGCCGGATCCGAGGCCTTCGAATTCGGCACGGTGGGGCGAGAGCCCAGTGACGTCGACCGGGCACTGAACCAGGCCGATGTCGGGGCCGCCGTGACCGAGTATCTGGCGCTTCCCCATGAGTCCTTCGAGGGATTGAGCGTCGACGACGCGTTCTCCGCCGACGGCCATAGCGCCACGGTGACGTTGAGCGCCTGGTGGAGTCCGCCCGTTCTGACCCTCGTCATTCCCTCCGGTCTGCCGGTGACAGTCACCGCCGTGGCACGCTCTGTGATGTGGTAA
- a CDS encoding TadE family protein: MTITDILRMRLVGVRVMEERGSAVAEFVMVVSLLTVLTLAVMQLALALHVRNTVLDAAAEGARFASLADSGLSEGAERTRDLITTAVGPAYAHDVTASYGAEGGFPSVQVRVVTPLPLLGLFGVDRGLEVEGHASRETLD, from the coding sequence GTGACCATTACAGACATACTTCGTATGCGTTTGGTGGGCGTGCGCGTGATGGAGGAGCGCGGTTCCGCAGTGGCCGAATTCGTGATGGTGGTGTCCTTGCTCACCGTGCTGACCCTCGCGGTGATGCAACTTGCACTCGCCCTGCACGTGCGCAACACAGTTCTGGATGCCGCGGCGGAAGGCGCGCGATTCGCCTCGCTGGCCGACAGCGGGCTGTCGGAGGGTGCCGAACGTACGCGGGACCTCATCACGACCGCCGTTGGTCCGGCCTACGCCCACGATGTGACCGCAAGCTACGGTGCGGAAGGCGGGTTCCCCAGCGTTCAGGTGCGGGTCGTGACGCCGCTTCCCCTGCTGGGACTGTTCGGAGTTGACCGGGGATTGGAGGTAGAGGGCCATGCCTCACGGGAGACTCTGGACTAG
- a CDS encoding recombinase family protein — MKAGIYARISQDIAGTELGVTRQQDDCRAEATRRGWEIARTYVDNDISATRSKVRPEYQRMLDDVASGLIDALVVWDIDRLTRTPRELEDVIDLADKFGLALANVGGDIDLSTSDGRMMARIKGTLARREVEQMSKRLKRKFQEKAEKGEPHGYSPYGFRRVPTLDAGGNIVGNIGRDEVDEFEGGIIREAARRILDHESLRSVVMDFNERDIHGPKAIAWNSTILRQILMRPANAGLRQYQGKVIGKATTEAIYPEATYSELVALLTDPSRKSNHAGPGYKYLLSGVAICGLCGGLMRRQMGKTVVSKRTGNSKRQPASYNCAMCFKVRRKQDDVDALVTGVIIARLSMPDAIDMFAVNDTATAQKSLAEMNAIDAKLDIAADQFAEDIITAAQLKRITARLRAARVTANRSFRAAQPQTTVASLVGGDVAGKWAELPLDAQRAVVLDLVSVKIMPSGSGKAFDPDDIVVQWNDHKNLAAVDPQL, encoded by the coding sequence GTGAAGGCCGGGATTTACGCCCGCATCAGTCAAGACATAGCGGGCACCGAACTCGGTGTGACACGCCAACAGGACGACTGCCGAGCCGAAGCCACACGTCGCGGATGGGAAATCGCGCGCACGTACGTCGACAACGACATCAGTGCAACCCGCTCGAAAGTTCGTCCCGAATATCAGCGGATGCTCGACGATGTGGCAAGTGGCTTGATCGATGCACTCGTCGTCTGGGATATCGACCGCTTGACCAGAACGCCGCGAGAGCTCGAAGACGTTATCGACCTCGCAGACAAGTTCGGGCTCGCGCTCGCCAATGTCGGCGGTGATATCGACCTGTCGACCTCAGACGGGCGCATGATGGCACGAATCAAGGGCACGCTTGCGCGGCGTGAGGTTGAGCAGATGTCCAAGCGTCTCAAGCGCAAGTTTCAGGAGAAGGCCGAGAAGGGCGAACCTCACGGTTACAGCCCCTACGGATTCCGGCGTGTTCCAACGCTCGACGCGGGCGGCAACATCGTCGGGAACATTGGCCGTGACGAGGTTGACGAGTTCGAGGGTGGGATCATACGCGAGGCCGCGCGCCGAATTCTCGATCACGAATCCCTCCGGTCTGTCGTGATGGACTTCAACGAGCGCGACATTCACGGACCCAAGGCGATCGCCTGGAACTCTACGATCCTGCGCCAAATCCTCATGCGCCCAGCCAATGCGGGCCTGCGCCAATACCAGGGCAAGGTGATCGGGAAGGCGACCACCGAAGCAATCTATCCCGAGGCGACATACAGCGAACTCGTGGCACTGCTCACCGACCCATCGCGCAAATCGAACCACGCCGGCCCCGGGTACAAGTACCTTCTCAGCGGCGTTGCCATTTGCGGGCTCTGTGGTGGACTCATGCGCCGCCAAATGGGCAAAACGGTAGTCAGTAAGCGGACGGGCAATTCGAAGCGCCAGCCCGCGTCCTACAACTGCGCGATGTGCTTCAAGGTGCGCCGCAAGCAGGACGACGTGGACGCGCTCGTGACAGGGGTGATCATTGCCCGACTGTCGATGCCGGACGCCATTGATATGTTCGCGGTAAATGACACCGCTACGGCCCAGAAATCCCTTGCAGAGATGAACGCCATCGATGCCAAGCTGGATATCGCCGCGGATCAATTCGCCGAAGACATCATCACGGCCGCGCAACTCAAGCGGATCACGGCACGTTTGCGCGCTGCCAGGGTGACCGCCAACCGGTCATTCAGGGCAGCCCAACCTCAGACCACGGTAGCTAGCCTCGTCGGCGGTGACGTTGCCGGCAAATGGGCGGAACTCCCTCTCGACGCCCAGCGCGCGGTCGTGCTCGATCTCGTTTCCGTAAAGATCATGCCATCCGGCAGCGGCAAAGCATTCGATCCAGACGACATCGTTGTCCAATGGAACGACCACAAGAACTTAGCTGCGGTTGACCCGCAGTTATGA
- a CDS encoding DUF3631 domain-containing protein, with protein MTGVRTWLARFISVPDDIDLDLLALWAAHTHVALETYSTPRLVLDSTMPGSGKTTVLEHMQRLCYAPIQAASISSPALLARMLSKGIRTILIDEVDRSLDPKKPGVEDLIAILNSGYKRGATRPVLVPVKGGDWDVAEMSTYAPVAMAGNSPHLPDDTRSRSIRVLLMPDLYGVVESSDWEEIEPDARDHAEALANAMESAREFIRTVRPALPEGCVGRMKEKWNPLMRVAAAAGGTWPVVVTQLIERDIQEVEMEREEGLMKLPPQMVMLMDLYAAWPEDEHFVNANELVRRLIQRNPDYWDTASAYGRALTVQRLGRTLVQIKIRSSKNSRDQRGYARADFLKSWRQSGIIPRIEPVEPSGSGEASANTPVFEPVEPSQTVEPATARTICRVCSAPLLAPASRAAGICGKRNPEHDAERVAA; from the coding sequence TTGACCGGCGTCAGGACCTGGCTCGCTCGATTCATCTCCGTTCCCGACGACATCGACCTCGACCTACTCGCACTCTGGGCCGCACACACTCACGTTGCGCTCGAGACGTACTCGACACCGCGCCTGGTCCTCGACTCCACGATGCCGGGGAGCGGCAAGACTACCGTCCTCGAGCACATGCAGCGTCTCTGCTACGCGCCCATTCAGGCAGCGTCGATCTCATCCCCGGCGCTGCTCGCCCGAATGCTTTCCAAAGGGATTAGAACGATCCTGATTGACGAGGTAGACCGCTCACTCGACCCGAAGAAACCCGGCGTTGAAGACCTTATAGCCATTCTCAACAGCGGGTACAAGCGCGGCGCCACTCGCCCAGTGCTCGTACCGGTCAAGGGCGGGGACTGGGACGTTGCGGAGATGTCCACCTACGCGCCCGTAGCGATGGCGGGCAACTCTCCCCACCTGCCCGACGACACTCGCTCACGCTCTATTCGCGTGCTGCTCATGCCTGATCTCTACGGAGTTGTTGAGTCCTCCGACTGGGAAGAGATTGAGCCGGATGCACGCGACCACGCCGAAGCACTCGCCAACGCGATGGAGAGCGCACGCGAGTTCATCCGCACGGTGCGCCCTGCCCTGCCCGAGGGTTGCGTCGGTCGCATGAAGGAGAAGTGGAACCCGTTGATGCGTGTGGCTGCTGCTGCTGGCGGCACATGGCCGGTCGTCGTGACGCAGCTAATCGAGCGTGACATTCAAGAAGTCGAGATGGAACGAGAAGAAGGCCTGATGAAACTCCCACCCCAGATGGTCATGCTCATGGATCTCTACGCAGCATGGCCCGAGGACGAGCATTTCGTGAACGCGAACGAGCTCGTGCGCCGCCTCATCCAGCGCAACCCCGACTACTGGGACACGGCGAGCGCCTACGGCCGGGCCCTCACCGTGCAGCGACTCGGCAGGACTCTCGTGCAGATCAAGATCAGGTCCTCGAAGAACTCGCGGGACCAGCGCGGATATGCCCGCGCCGACTTCCTCAAGTCCTGGCGACAGTCCGGCATCATCCCCCGTATTGAACCGGTGGAACCGTCTGGAAGCGGAGAAGCGTCTGCCAATACCCCTGTATTCGAACCGGTGGAACCGTCGCAGACCGTCGAACCGGCTACAGCCCGCACCATCTGCCGCGTCTGCTCCGCTCCCCTGCTCGCTCCAGCATCACGCGCCGCGGGGATCTGTGGGAAGCGCAACCCCGAGCACGATGCCGAGCGGGTCGCAGCATGA
- a CDS encoding helix-turn-helix domain-containing protein gives MNARPPTAYVHTGTMVIMPARIAAMLERHARLDELRISARGVDAEFDAVMVAFHIAATEWRTTALGRTQAPKPEAGPLSEWVSTAEAGSALHITTRAVVLAISEGRIRANKVSGNWRIAREDLEHHKAARAA, from the coding sequence TTGAACGCGCGACCTCCGACCGCGTACGTGCATACGGGAACGATGGTCATCATGCCCGCGCGCATCGCCGCGATGCTCGAACGACATGCACGCCTCGATGAGTTGCGGATCTCGGCTCGCGGTGTCGACGCCGAGTTCGATGCCGTCATGGTCGCGTTCCACATTGCAGCGACGGAGTGGCGCACTACCGCACTCGGTAGGACTCAAGCGCCGAAGCCGGAAGCGGGCCCACTATCGGAATGGGTCAGCACCGCAGAAGCGGGGTCAGCCCTCCACATCACCACGCGCGCCGTCGTCCTCGCAATCTCTGAAGGACGAATACGCGCAAACAAAGTCAGCGGGAACTGGCGCATCGCACGCGAAGACCTCGAACACCACAAAGCCGCACGAGCGGCCTGA
- a CDS encoding P27 family phage terminase small subunit gives MTKPATETATKLLPDPPTVLGDRGRTLWAQIHETYEFDPQDTNLVIEVCRTLDTIDTLAAAIAADGVMVTGSQGQLVMNGAVGELRQQQAAYARLVTMLNLNAAATGSALITATSASASAAANARWSKVAQAKRANRG, from the coding sequence TTGACCAAGCCCGCGACTGAGACCGCGACGAAGCTCTTGCCCGACCCCCCAACCGTGCTCGGCGATCGTGGCCGCACGCTTTGGGCACAGATCCATGAGACCTACGAATTCGACCCGCAAGACACCAACCTCGTGATCGAGGTGTGCCGCACCCTCGACACGATCGACACGCTCGCCGCGGCCATTGCTGCGGATGGGGTCATGGTCACTGGCTCTCAGGGCCAGCTCGTCATGAACGGGGCGGTCGGTGAACTCCGTCAGCAGCAGGCTGCGTATGCCCGTCTCGTGACGATGTTGAACCTGAATGCCGCGGCGACTGGTTCGGCTTTGATCACGGCGACTTCTGCCAGTGCATCCGCTGCGGCGAATGCTCGTTGGTCCAAGGTCGCTCAGGCTAAGCGGGCCAATCGTGGCTAG